One Schistocerca gregaria isolate iqSchGreg1 unplaced genomic scaffold, iqSchGreg1.2 ptg000980l, whole genome shotgun sequence DNA segment encodes these proteins:
- the LOC126326225 gene encoding uncharacterized protein LOC126326225 has translation MSTLADKFLKDFEISDHDRDEEFNECDDFKQDASEDAMETQLANAFKKRKNTALQEESEFEMLLKHSNIDEIVSVAKSEELRLYLADIENFLERERNKELSTKLVAIEEDPEYEVIVKGNEMVSRLISDIQLVHRYLRDIYTHRWPELEQLVPNALDYARCIKQIGNDLMLARAELTNILPSASIISLSVAATTTSGKPLTEEDLQRAFEAADLILSIDSTQRRIIQYIESRMKFFAPNLSVLVGSEIAAKLIGIAGGISALARMVSGSIQALGIAKKGSVNGMSTATTITHFGYLIEADLVKNSPPSIQSRVCRLLSGKTALVARVDSFRTSPNGEIGLKLREEIEHKIEKWQEPPPPKKEKALALPDMKPRSRRGGRRARKLKQNYAITELRKRANRLSFGKIQEDIGNEVGNDLGMLAQESGSGLIRVSANYDDKGFRVKSVKQSKKMPPTAQSADVVSGAPKTCGLATSIYANQPLGPSNALQLKIVNLKKQHEGYFSSIGGFTSVIKKS, from the exons ATG TCTACGTTGGCGGATAAGTTTTTGAAGGATTTTGAGATTTCCGACCATGACAGAGATGAAGAGTTCAATGAGTGCGATGACTTCAAGCAAGACGCATCTGAAGATGCGATGGAAACTCAGTTGGCGAATGCTTttaagaaaagaaagaatacagcATTACAAGAGGAGTCGGAGTTTGAAATGCTGTTGAAGCACAGCAACATCGATGAGATTGTTTCCGTTGCAAAGAGTGAGGAGCTACGCTTGTATTTAGCTGATATCGAAAATTTTTTAGAACGCGAGAGAAACAAGGAGTTGTCTACGAAGCTGGTAGCAATAGAAGAAGATCCTGAATATGAAGTTAttgtaaagggaaatgaaatggTTAGTCGACTTATATCTGATATTCAACTAGTTCATCGATATTTAAGGGACATTTATACACATCGTTGGCCTGAGCTGGAGCAACTGGTACCTAACGCATTAGACTATGCGAGATGCATTAAACAAATTGGAAATGATTTAATGTTAGCTCGAGCCGAGTTGACAAATATTTTACCGTCTGCCAGCATTATTTCTCTTTCTGTGGCGGCTACAACAACCTCTGGAAAGCCCCTTACCGAGGAGGATCTCCAACGAGCTTTTGAGGCCGCGGATCTCATTCTTTCTATAGACTCCACTCAGAGACGCATTATTCAATACATAGAGTCTCGAATGAAATTTTTCGCTCCCAATTTATCTGTTTTAGTAGGCAGCGAAATTGCCGCCAAGTTGATCGGAATTGCCGGAGGCATTTCTGCCTTAGCCAGAATGGTATCCGGGAGTATCCAGGCTCTGGGAATTGCCAAGAAAGGTTCTGTGAACGGTATGTCTACAGCGACTACAATTACACATTTTGGTTATTTGATTGAGGCCGACTTGGTCAAGAACAGTCCTCCTAGTATTCAATCTAGAGTGTGTCGGTTGTTGTCTGGAAAGACGGCGTTGGTCGCTCGGGTTGATTCCTTTCGTACTAGTCCAAACGGTGAAATTGGTCTCAAGTTGCGCGAGGAAATTGAACACAAAATCGAAAAATGGCAAGAACCTCCGCCACCTAAGAAGGAGAAAGCGCTGGCACTGCCAGACATGAAGCCTCGGTCTCGTCGGGGTGGTCGCCGCGCCAGGAAGCTGAAGCAAAACTATGCAATTACTGAACTTCGAAAGCGCGCTAACCGCCTGAGTTTTGGTAAAATCCAAGAGGATATCGGAAATGAGGTAGGCAACGATTTGGGCATGCTGGCCCAAGAATCTGGTAGCGGTTTGATTCGCGTAAGTGCCAACTATGACGATAAAGGGTTTCGTGTCAAATCAGTTAAGCAATCCAAAAAAATGCCACCAACTGCTCAAAGTGCTGATGTGGTTTCTGGCGCCCCCAAAACTTGCGGTTTGGCTACCAGTATTTATGCCAACCAGCCATTGGGTCCCTCGAATGCGCTGCAGCTCAAAATAGTGAATTTGAAAAAACAGCACGAAGGATATTTTTCTTCTATTGGCGGTTTTACCAGCGTAATTAAGAAGAGCTGA
- the LOC126326197 gene encoding chromosome transmission fidelity protein 18 homolog, with protein sequence MPVSTLSGTVMYAEVEEDVKLGRMDYRRPENTETLLEEARAREGPTECKLEEVKRESAAKRLSSSLDRKATSESGVSQLWVEKYAPHVFNDLISNEKTSRQALAWLREWDGCVFGKKFSYSVSGKKSFVRKCTTSHRPSSRCVASDLGVEKKRDRPDARVLLLSGPPGIGKTTLARILANTAGYDVVEFNASDDRTASKFLPKVLDVVQSDSVLDTGNRPRALIVDEIDGVFGGEARGAIEALVKIVSDHRSCAPNKHNSNPSNASASALSTRKSPSSKLCRPIICICNDPWVPTLRPLREVALNLKMEPPSLENLILRLKYICTQENVQIDHTALRTLCEHTNCDIRSCLNTLQFLSRSTSVIRGDSLHLSSFGHKDIRSNIFDVLTALFVNASSVPLRPKSLFSTSDHTSAPPRPRSDSSRPLSTSFKSHLFERVSHAESIDKVIEGLHENLLRVQYTDLLMEKTSYVMKWLLFYDFLHQNIVRAQLFPLQAYIPYVAYMVHLHCSVDYLRTPLLYPRHDFLSNHAKLANVNIVSTFLNNLDPTLKSHLNLSSFVKDFVSYFIQILTPDIRPVHTVLLTPSEKSRLLTLIGVHVQYNLDYHLHPNSVPDYPEDAEKPHPDKSSRLSKLEPEPHSLSTPCTHHVYQLSPTIHHLTHFSIDFNRSDVCFDKTTNAQRQIIASQIKLEKIRKNTLKASALPPQPYLPKIHTDETVADLEVNRSKPSSSGQPASDDHPRNKNFFNFFKRPAVPHPSLKSPAISKPLIFFKYHEGKTDAVRKNLLIKDIL encoded by the coding sequence ATGCCCGTGTCCACGCTGTCGGGGACGGTGATGTACGCTGAAGTGGAGGAGGACGTCAAGTTAGGGCGTATGGATTATCGTCGGCCGGAGAATACCGAAACTCTACTTGAAGAGGCGCGAGCGAGAGAAGGACCAACGGAGTGCAAGCTGGAGGAAGTCAAGAGGGAATCAGCTGCGAAGAGATTGAGTTCTTCTCTTGATCGCAAGGCTACTTCTGAGAGCGGCGTTAGTCAGCTTTGGGTAGAGAAGTATGCGCCGCACGTATTCAATGACTTGATTAGCAATGAGAAGACCAGCCGACAGGCGTTGGCATGGCTGAGAGAGTGGGATGGATGTGTATTTGGGAAAAAGTTTAGCTATTCTGTTTCTGGTAAAAAAAGCTTTGTTCGGAAATGTACGACGTCTCACCGTCCTTCATCTCGCTGCGTGGCGTCCGACCTCGGCGTTGAAAAGAAGAGAGACCGTCCAGACGCTCGAGTGCTTTTATTGTCAGGTCCTCCTGGAATCGGAAAAACTACACTAGCTCGCATTCTTGCTAATACGGCTGGATACGATGTTGTCGAATTTAACGCTTCTGACGATCGAACGGCTTCCAAATTTCTTCCTAAAGTGTTGGACGTGGTTCAGTCGGATTCCGTTCTGGACACTGGGAATCGTCCTCGCGCTCTCATCGTTGATGAGATTGACGGCGTCTTTGGCGGCGAAGCTCGAGGCGCTATTGAAGCGTTGGTCAAAATCGTTAGCGATCATCGCTCGTGCGCTCCGAATAAACACAATTCGAACCCTTCGAACGCGTCTGCTTCCGCGCTTTCCACTCGCAAGTCGCCTTCCTCCAAACTGTGCCGTCCGATCATCTGCATTTGCAACGACCCTTGGGTGCCGACACTCCGACCGCTTCGCGAAGTGGCCCTCAACTTGAAGATGGAACCACCGTCTTTGGAAAACTTGATTCTTCGGCTGAAATATATCTGCACTCAAGAAAATGTCCAAATTGATCATACCGCCCTGCGAACGCTCTGTGAACACACCAACTGCGACATTCGCAGCTGCCTGAACACGCTGCAATTCCTCTCGAGATCCACCTCTGTTATTCGAGGGGATtctcttcacctctcttccttcggTCACAAAGACATCCGATCCAACATCTTCGACGTTTTGACAGCTCTGTTCGTCAACGCCAGTTCCGTTCCGTTGCGCCCCAAATCTCTCTTTTCCACTAGCGACCATACCTCTGCTCCGCCTCGTCCTCGAAGCGACTCCTCCCGTCCGCTCTCCACCTCCTTCAAATCCCACCTCTTCGAACgcgtctctcatgcagaatctATCGACAAGGTCATAGAAGGCCTTCACGAAAACCTCCTCCGTGTTCAATACACCGATCTCCTCATGGAAAAAACCAGCTACGTTATGAAGTGGCTTCTGTTCTACGACTTTCTCCACCAAAACATCGTCCGCGCGCAACTCTTCCCACTGCAAGCCTACATTCCTTACGTCGCCTATATGGTTCACCTGCACTGCAGCGTTGACTACCTCCGAACGCCGCTCCTCTATccccgccacgacttcctctccaACCACGCCAAGCTAGCAAACGTCAACATTGTCTCCACGTTCCTCAACAACCTTGACCCCACTCTGAAATCCCACCTCAACCTCTCTTCCTTCGTCAAGGACTTCGTCTCCTACTTCATCCAAATCCTAACCCCCGACATTCGGCCCGTCCACACCGTCTTGCTCACCCCCTCGGAAAAATCCAGACTCCTAACGCTAATCGGCGTCCACGTCCAATACAACCTGGACTACCACCTCCACCCCAACTCAGTCCCGGACTATCCCGAAGACGCCGAAAAGCCCCATCCCGATAAAAGCTCTCGCCTCTCCAAACTCGAACCCGAACCGCACTCCCTCTCGACGCCTTGCACCCACCACGTCTACCAACTCTCTCCCACCATCCACCACCTCACGCACTTCTCCATCGACTTCAACCGCTCGGACGTCTGCTTCGACAAAACCACCAACGCCCAGCGCCAAATCATCGCCTCGCAAATCAAACTGGAAAAAATTCGCAAGAACACCCTCAAAGCATCCGCGCTCCCTCCCCAACCATACCTCCCAAAAATACACACCGACGAGACCGTGGCAGACCTAGAGGTGAACCGCTCAAAGCCCAGCTCCTCTGGCCAACCCGCTTCCGACGACCATCCgcgaaacaaaaattttttcaacTTCTTCAAACGGCCCGCCGTCCCACATCCGTCCCTCAAATCTCCCGCCATCTCAAAACCCCTCATTTTTTTCAAGTACCACGAAGGCAAGACCGACGCCGTTCGCAAAAACCTGCTCATCAAAGACATCCTCTAA
- the LOC126326210 gene encoding uncharacterized protein LOC126326210 gives MEHKEEAPKSFEVCLRSLNSDIFTDQYDAIKVACQNVPQGYTEQHLTEELKKYQYYLNELERYLSLKVGSEYWCFENAMNNTKLLSVRVNECFELCNEVKKNIGESRTSLALNGLKIISLFLSRQRNFDLLHLMVRLVRFLKLTKMMRDKMQKSEFNVALVIYKKIRYNSKKLEGIKCIKRAVSRLEGEKNELYIQVNTALKSLVLNNFDAELYKSILMALIVMCRAETYQVIEAHKIAFSQSIDHAITRALIDRVLLDSESVFNAKDLEKLRLSTLCKKIDASHLPMCIKPILENFEKYLRIYHEIIERLDWSPLQDEMMVHICRELKRALIRHRCIMWEKEIVENLMVMLLSIDMSKIEIDLFLDVMKLLSRFAMSVEELNDQFLLSLNSKFRGYVASHLEKLHQFSIEQLRGALERREWADLGESERCRAEYNSIVESITREWATQQRLQQGKIKLNFFVRREASAPFSVTKADQCRVGDNSLRQLFKYEWEEVPEILTGTTDEVEQSTILNNKNIVELFAKCKRESASNGPIVLRAVHMLIKYLAIYLHLMQLIPHVRMKILKALVQLVQYFIFGMRSVFFESFSSLQSVSQGLRLGPLKEGLQEDDLIQDFLDFPTSFAFGDENEDGFTDAQKGSRSFRFSMDRPLASASAEAEASSTELSDQGFEIRASYLVVAAESLAFLGRILYEIEPVLEDVVGEIDEERGRGQMRVLAERTALLRKSVMRHFIATFISEDYVDWVVEHDWKEDVDGNGGLSRVRQMNGAIQECAQCLRRLGASLAIPEHMLSEYLEESVRYVMEMCVEGFSRVGTCDQNEYEAIYEHFQAIKSSLGRFFGSENWAWVEEYMNAYQASEEGVLAFIKSFHTRYTRGQIGRLIALGHWPEEVKRRALAFAETPGSKNC, from the exons ATGGAACACAAAGAAGAG GCTCCAAAATCGTTTGAGGTCTGTCTTCGTTCTCTCAATTCAGACATATTTACAGATCAATACGACGCCATCAAGGTAGCATGCCAAAATGTTCCCCAAGGCTACACAGAACAGCATCTTACCGAAGAATTGAAAAAGTACCAGTATTATCTAAACGAACTCGAACGCTATCTTTCTCTGAAAGTCGGCAGCGAATATTGGTGTTTCGAGAATGCAATGAATAATACAAAATTACTCAGCGTACGCGTCAACGAATGTTTTGAACTGTGCAATGAAGTGAAGAAGAACATTGGCGAATCTCGCACTTCGCTTGCCTTGAATGGCCTAAAGATCATCTCTTTGTTCCTATCTCGCCAGAGAAATTTCGACCTGCTTCACCTTATGGTAAGGCTGGTTAGGTTCTTGAAGCTTACGAAAATGATGAGGGACAAGATGCAGAAAAGTGAGTTCAATGTGGCACTTGTGATATACAAAAAAATAAGATACAACTCAAAAAAATTGGAAGGAATCAAGTGCATCAAAAGGGCTGTGTCCAGGCTCGAGGGCGAGAAGAATGAACTTTAC ATTCAGGTAAATACAGCTCTGAAAAGTCTCGTTTTGAATAACTTCGATGCTGAGTTGTATAAGAGTATCCTGATGGCGCTCATTGTGATGTGCAGGGCCGAGACGTATCAGGTGATTGAGGCACATAAGATTGCATTTAGCCAGTCGATTGACCATGCCATTACTCGAGCACTCATAGACAGAGTTCTTCTTGACTCGGAAAGTGTCTTCAACgcaaaggatttggaaaagctTAGGCTTTCCACGCTGTGCAAAAAAATAGATGCGTCTCATCTCCCGATGTGCATCAAACCGATACTCGAGAACTTTGAAAAGTACCTGCGAATATACCATGAAATTATCGAACGGCTAGATTGGAGCCCGCTGCAGGATGAAATGATGGTGCACATTTGCCGTGAGTTGAAAAGAGCGCTTATTAGGCACAGATGTATTATGTGGGAGAAAGAAATAGTGGAAAACTTGATGGTTATGTTGCTTTCGATAGATATGAGTAAGATTGAAATTGATTTGTTTTTGGACGTGATGAAGCTATTGTCGAGGTTTGCAATGAGCGTCGAAGAGCTGAATGATCAATTTTTGCTGAGTTTAAACAGTAAATTTAGAGGTTACGTTGCGTCTCATTTGGAGAAGCTTCACCAATTCAGCATAGAGCAGCTTCGTGGCGCGTTAGAAAGAAGAGAATGGGCGGACCTAGGTGAATCAGAAAGATGCAGAGCTGAATACAATTCGATAGTTGAGAGCATCACCCGGGAATGGGCGACTCAGCAACGGCTTCAACAGGGTAAAATAAAGCTGAATTTTTTTGTTAGAAGAGAAGCGTCTGCACCTTTTTCAGTAACAAAAGCCGACCAATGTCGAGTGGGAGATAATAGCCTGAGACAGCTTTTCAAGTACGAGTGGGAAGAGGTGCCGGAGATATTGACAGGTACAACGGACGAGGTAGAACAGTCGACCATTTTGAATAACAAGAACATTGTTGAATTATTTGCAAAGTGTAAGAGAGAGAGCGCATCAAATGGTCCTATTGTACTTCGTGCGGTTCATATGCTCATTAAGTATCTAGCGATATACCTCCACTTGATGCAATTGATACCTCACGTTAGGATGAAAATTTTAAAAGCGCTCGTTCAACTAGTTCAATACTTCATTTTTGGCATGCGCTCGGTTTTTTTTGAGTCTTTTTCGTCTCTCCAATCGGTGAGCCAAGGCCTTAGATTGGGGCCGCTGAAAGAAGGCCTCCAAGAGGACGACTTGATCCAAGATTTTCTGGATTTTCCTACGAGTTTTGCTTTTGGAGACGAGAACGAGGATGGCTTTACCGACGCTCAAAAGGGATCTCGTTCGTTTCGGTTCAGCATGGATCGCCCGCTTGCCAGCGCCTCGGCGGAGGCAGAGGCGAGTTCAACCGAATTGAGCGATCAGGGTTTTGAGATAAGGGCATCGTATCTAGTGGTTGCCGCCGAATCTTTAGCCTTTCTCGGGCGAATCCTTTACGAGATCGAGCCGGTTTTGGAAGACGTTGTGGGCGAAATTGATGAGGAGAGGGGTCGCGGACAGATGAGAGTTTTGGCTGAGCGCACAGCATTGTTGAGAAAATCTGTTATGAGACATTTTATAGCTACGTTCATATCGGAGGACTACGTTGATTGGGTGGTGGAACACGATTGGAAGGAGGACGTCGATGGGAACGGGGGGTTGAGCCGAGTTCGTCAAATGAATGGTGCGATTCAGGAGTGTGCTCAATGCCTGAGAAGGCTCGGCGCGTCTCTGGCGATTCCGGAGCATATGCTATCAGAGTATCTAGAAGAGTCGGTGCGATACGTTATGGAGATGTGCGTAGAAGGGTTCTCGAGAGTCGGGACGTGCGACCAGAACGAATACGAGGCGATATATGAGCACTTTCAAGCGATCAAATCGAGTTTGGGTCGTTTTTTTGGTTCAGAAAATTGGGCGTGGGTAGAGGAGTACATGAATGCGTACCAGGCATCTGAGGAGGGTGTGCTTGCGTTTATTAAGAGTTTCCATACGAGATATACCAGGGGGCAAATAGGTAGGTTGATAGCTCTCGGGCATTGGCCGGAGGAAGTAAAAAGAAGGGCATTGGCTTTTGCAGAGACGCCCGGTTCCAAAAATTGCTGA
- the LOC126326211 gene encoding TATA-binding protein-associated factor 172-like: MVHKNASQYQLIVTSYEILRKDIDSFKMSFNYCVLDEGHIIRNPNSKITQAIKHIQCNRRLILTGTPIQNNVLELWSLFDFLMPGFLGTQQHFTANYSKPVMLSRNAKASTEEQEKGIMALEALHRQVLPFILRRLKGDVLQDLPPKVIQDVVVELSPLQSKLYSEFLKNNQIFGENTESLHTFQALQYLRKLTFHPKLVLNTNHPSFKSLVKELVEQGTSLDDICHSAKLLALKELLHSCGIGIKSEAENDVLELNVVQSRVLIFSQLKQTLSIVENDLFKRHMPTVSYLKLDGDVPSNARMSIVDKFNSNPSIDVLLLTVSIGGLGLNLTGANIVIFLEHDWNPQNDIQAMDRVHRIGQKKTVNVYRLITKDTLEEKIMSLQKFKLKIADTVVNKENQSFQSMSTHQLLDLFEYSENEKKSKVKQEQGIEDSIKDIPGKTKMSGLKAILASLEEYDEQSKLAEEYDLNNFLANINTGYK; this comes from the coding sequence ATGGTTCACAAGAACGCATCTCAATACCAATTGATTGTGACGAGCTACGAAATTTTGCGAAAAGATATCGATTCGTTCAAGATGAGCTTCAACTACTGCGTGCTTGATGAAGGGCATATCATTCGAAACCCCAATTCCAAAATTACCCAAGCTATCAAACATATTCAGTGTAATCGCCGATTGATTTTAACGGGGACGCCTATTCAAAATAACGTGTTGGAGCTTTGGTCTCTATTCGACTTTTTAATGCCAGGATTTTTAGGGACGCAACAGCACTTTACCGCAAACTACTCAAAGCCGGTGATGCTGTCTAGAAATGCGAAGGCGTCCACAGAAGAACAAGAGAAGGGAATTATGGCGCTGGAAGCGTTGCACCGACAAGTTCTGCCATTCATATTGCGCCGACTGAAAGGAGACGTATTGCAAGACCTGCCTCCTAAGGTTATCCAAGATGTGGTTGTAGAGCTGTCACCGTTACAGTCCAAACTCTATAGTGAATTCCTGAAAAACAATCAAATATTCGGAGAAAATACAGAATCCCTGCATACATTCCAGGCCCTACAATATCTGCGCAAATTGACCTTCCATCCAAAACTGGTCTTGAATACTAATCATCCAAGCTTTAAGTCGCTCGTGAAAGAACTCGTGGAACAAGGTACATCGCTTGACGATATATGCCATTCGGCGAAATTACTAGCGCTCAAGGAACTGCTGCACAGCTGCGGCATAGGAATCAAATCTGAGGCTGAAAATGATGTGCTCGAATTAAATGTTGTACAAAGCCGCGTACTCATTTTCTCTCAGTTGAAGCAGACACTCAGCATCGTTGAAAACGATTTATTCAAACGCCACATGCCGACGGTCAGCTATCTCAAACTCGATGGGGATGTGCCTTCTAATGCGCGCATGTCCATCGTCGACAAGTTCAATTCTAACCCATCAATCGATGTATTATTGCTGACTGTGAGCATTGGAGGTTTGGGATTGAATTTGACAGGCGCCAATATTGTCATATTTCTAGAACACGATTGGAATCCACAAAATGACATCCAAGCTATGGATCGCGTCCACCGTATAGGACAGAAGAAAACAGTAAATGTCTACAGGCTGATCACGAAGGACACCCTCGAAGAAAAAATTATGAGCCTGCAGAAGTTCAAGTTGAAAATTGCAGATACCGTTGTTAACAAGGAAAATCAAAGCTTCCAAAGTATGAGCACTCATCAACTTCTAGATCTTTTCGAATACtcagaaaatgagaagaaatccAAAGTCAAGCAGGAACAGGGCATTGAAGATTCAATAAAAGATATACCAGGAAAAACCAAGATGTCAGGTTTGAAGGCTATTCTTGCCTCCCTTGAGGAGTATGATGAACAAAGTAAACTCGCGGAAGAATATGACTTAAACAATTTTTTGGCAAATATTAACACAGGCTACAAAtaa
- the LOC126326213 gene encoding casein kinase I-like translates to MGDDKQLSNKENSPESKLKKYRLIQKIGSGSFGSIYAGIDVTDKKPVAIKVEKSVQTQLSDEAKVYNALGKAAGIAQMHLYIESEMNIMVLDMLGPTIEDLFNYCNRRFSLKTVLMLADQLIQRVEYVHSCKYIHRDLKPENFLMGIGPNSNMVYIIDFGLASNIRYGNRRGRHMYRGSDSMVGTARYASISAHIGFEQGRRDDLESLGYIFLYLLRGKLPWQGLGTHAQQRKYASIIEKKVSTPVELLIQGYPEEFGIYIDYCRSLRYDEIPDYDYLRKLLRDLYYNMGYTYDNNWDWLDPGYRLGKYQTRSRSNVSAISGCNSDQNSRKKLDPIKSLFEICNKKRPHIKGSKMPVKEA, encoded by the exons ATGGGAGACGACAAACAACTATCAAATAAAGAAAATTCGCCGGAGTCAAAGTTAAAAAAATATCGCCTTATTCAGAAAATTGGATCCGGATCCTTTGGCAGCATCTATGCGG GGATTGATGTCACTGATAAAAAGCCTGTGGCAATCAAAGTC GAAAAATCGGTTCAAACCCAGCTATCAGACGAAGCAAAGGTCTATAATGCACTTGGAAAGGCAG CTGGCATAGCACAAATGCATTTGTATATAGAAAGTGAAATGAATATTATGGTGTTAGATATGCTCGGCCCGACTATTGAAGATCTGTTCAATTATTGTAATCGTCGGTTTTCACTCAAGACGGTTCTTATGTTAGCAGACCAGTTAATTCAGCGCGTGGAATACGTGCATAGTTGTAAATACATTCACCGCGATTTGAAGCCAGAAAACTTTTTAATGGGAATTGGACCGAATTCTAACATGGTCTATATTATTGACTTTGGACTAGCTTCTAATATTCGTTACGGTAATCGACGTGGAAGACACATGTATCGAGGGAGTGACTCAATGGTAGGCACCGCACGCTATGCGTCTATTTCAGCGCACATCGGATTTGAACAGGGTCGGAGAGATGACCTTGAATCGTTAGGAtatatttttttgtatcttctccgAGGTAAGTTACCATGGCAAGGTCTCGGGACGCATGCTCAACAACGCAAATATGCATCTATTATTGAAAAAAAAGTCAGCACGCCTGTTGAGCTCTTAATCCAAGGCTATCCCGAAGAATTTGGAATTTATATTGACTATTGCCGCAGTCTTAGGTACGACGAAATCCCAGATTACGACTATTTACGCAAGTTGCTCAGGGACTTGTACTACAATATGGGCTATACTTATGATAACAACTGGGACTGGCTAGACCCAGGATACAGATTAGGAAAGTATCAAACAAGGTCTAGAAGTAATGTATCCGCAATATCAGGATGTAACTCAGACCAAAACTCTAGGAAAAAACTAGATCCCATCAAGTCGCTGTTTGAAATATGTAACAAGAAAAGGCCACACATAAAAGGCTCAAAAATGCCGGTTAAAGAAGCATAA